In Oreochromis niloticus isolate F11D_XX linkage group LG22, O_niloticus_UMD_NMBU, whole genome shotgun sequence, the sequence TGGTTTCTCAGAATAccggctccttattgggagccgtggattatttttttctttctctcaccctctctctcgcactttttttccacttcactCTGCAcgtgagccttgtgctttgcgctgggcagaggggggaggggcgggagttacactcgcagtagcacaggaacagagcgggagggagagagagagagaaagagagtcagggacaacaacatcacatttgaaaggtatagtgatcatccacaactattttcagttgcggatgataaaggattcagaaagttgcAGGCCCATaggacagagaatgtgcatctttgttttcatattttaatttatatttaattgtgttgtggtttgcagtgttttgtgttgtttcactatAAATTTgtctaaaaggaaaaagctgaaaatttaaatagttaaaagctgaaatataaatagttggtttttgtattatatgatttatttcttacattttatgtggagtgaataaataaaagtatatttacggtggcccctagagacaaagcacgtacaaactccaaaacacgtaaaaactccaaaacacataaaaactccaaaacacgtacaaaagataacagaagtgctccaggatgctagtcGCAGtgtagtggctacacaagccaggaagtaccaacgaccggatttggtgtgtggtagtaaaaggtaaattatttgaatatttacaagtgcttgtgtataaatacacaaacaatacacatatgctttcaattgtgtaatttaagtgatctaggtagttctgttttggaagttcagttaacgctagaaatgtgttttggagtttgcacgtgctttgtctctaggggccaccgcatatatttatatataaacatatataaataaaaccacttttttttacattagtaattccttttatgcataattttatattattgttaataataaattaattaaagcaacaaaacaacctgaggagccggttcggagccgaaagagccggctctttttagtgagccgagccgaaagagtcagttctctaaaaagagctggaaatcccatcactagcaTCCAGCTCCTGGTGTAAAAAGCCTCGTGTTCGCATTAAGGCAGACGGCCAGGTGGCTTTCAGTCcttgcaaaagtgcaaagtagACCCCGTAGTATCCAAAAATATGAGATGCGCATGCGTGCTCAGGCACAGAAAGGCGCCAACAGCTTCAACTCATGTAAAACttgaattcattcattttgcCAGCAATAAATTTCATCTGAGACCAACTTTTGCTCCAAAACGTTAAAGGATTAGTTGAAACCCTTAATGTATTTGAGTTTATGGGGCAACAGCTTTTATTGTTAAATTGTGAAAGAAATGACTGTAAGCTCAGCAATTGCAAGTttgattttttacagtgtatgcGTTTAAAATTAATACAAATCACTCCACTGAGAAACTTAACAAGGTTTTATCCCCTGAATAGAAAATAAATTATACAGTGTATACCCAACATAACATGAACTACACCTGTCATAACATAAAAATTTATAAAGACCAGATGAAACTAACCTTCCCTTCGTGATAAACTGGTTCATATGAAGATATTTTACTTTCAGTTTCGTTGATAACCCTAAAGGTTTACCCCAGATTTAAACGACGTTTACTCTCAGAGTAAATCCCTATTGGCTCTGATCGAGGCTAATGGTGACGTTTCTCCTGGTTCTCCATTTTAGCTTTAGCTTTTTCTGGACAAgcaaataaagtctgttaaaGGTTTGGCTGTTTATGGTCACAATGTAGAAgatgaagaaagaagaaagaagatgaaggccttcatcttctttcttctgGGAATACAGGGGGCAGCAGCAGGTCAGTTTGACTGTtatatttctgtctttttataTGTCAGATTTATGTAATTTGAAAGACAAATGGACGGACTGTTTGCTCCCCAGAAATACGCTAAACATTTAGTTGTAATGGATCCTagtacactgttaaaaaaaacatcttaaaaaaacagtaatattccggcagctggggcgccaaaataataccgtaaaataacagaaaataacttcctcataaaaatacggttattttcagtaatgaaaatacaatttgttgccctaattttacatgagattttgcctttttcaagtgcttttaaacattaaattaggaacattttaatgtgattaaacaatgaaattatctataaataggaaaaaaaccaaatcctaaaaaaacagtaatattctggcagctggggcgccaaaatactaccgtaaaataacagaaaataactttctcataaaaatacggttattttcagtaaggAAAATACaatttgttgccctaattttaaatgggattttgcctttttcaagtgcttttaaacattaaattaggaacagtttaatgtgattaaacaatgaaattacctataaacaaggtcaatgaatgtggcaatatgaataataatgcttaaatttacagaaatatacagttaacagttgggttaaataacattatttgatgtaaaaaaaaaaaagttgtatatTCAATTATATTTGATGTAATACTACATTATGCAGCACAAAATAATTTATCTTTCAAAACATGTCAAAAAACTAGATATTggctttaaaattacaattcactGTTAATTTGACATAATATCACATGTAAATTTAGATTTGAAGtgtaatttaacataaatttCCTGAATATTTACTGGACTTTCAGTTTGAATTAAGTGTGCTCCCTGTAAGATTGTGGGTTTTATCTGTCACAAAACACCCAAAGAACCCTTATTAAACAAAACCCCTGATTATAATGAAATCAAGATTATGTTAATTCTTGATCATATGTTGTGTATGAGCAGTTTGTAGACGTTTATTTTACTTATAACACATGAGACATTGTTTCAATCATtaacatggattttattgacaAACAGATAAGCCTTCCTGGAACAATCCAAGAACAACTACCACTTATGCATAAACAAAGGTACGTAGAAAAAAGAATGTAATGCAAACGCACATTTGAGCACAAAAGAAGGGGACGATGCCACCTCGAACGTTCATCTGCCTCCCCACATCTGGAGCAACGAAAAGGGGTATATTTGAGGCACATAACCTGCAGGTTTAGAAGTAGCTCTAGCTTTCTGAAAGTCTCACATTCAGGGCTGCTGCAGGCCATTTGGGTTCCCTTGGAGAAATTTGCAAAGTAATCATATGCAAAGAACAACTCGAGTAAAACAAAAGcctcattgttatgctgattaTACTTAACTGATAAGTATTGATATGTTGTAAGTTGTCACTTTAACACAAACTTTTACCAAAATAACTGAACAAATGGGACTGTGTTTGCAGAGCAAGCACCATAAGTGTCAATGTATAGCCTATTACAATGAACTGAGATGAAGATAATACTTAAGACAATGCTACACCTAAAGCAGGACAGAGTGACAGAGAGCCTGTCAGCAGACAGTAACATACCAACTGGCTAGCACTAATGCTAGCTAAATGTGAATAGGATTTGCAGCCTATATTTCACTTCTCCCCTATCAAGCAGGCCACCCGTGCTGTTGACATTGACCATGAACCGGAGACCAGTGTTACTGAACAACAGATTATGTTATCCTCAGGATAAAAATAAGAACTTTTTATGCTCTCCACTCACAGTCCGCAATTTTGGCGATCAACGTCAGAACCTTTGGATTGACTGCAAGGTTTTTCTTAGACGTGTTCCACTCCACTTTGGATCCCTTGTCGGGGTTTATCTTAAGGCATCTGTcgaatgaaaaacaacaacttcatTAAGAAACTGAGGACTGGactgtatgtgtttttttacatttgcaatGAATCTAAGTGTAGATTGAGCTTGCTTTTGAGTGCGTGTTTGGACATACAGGTCATTGTGGAACAGAGGGGTGATGCAAAGATGTTTGGTTAACCTGTGAGTCTATTGCAAATGCTGTTTCAGGGTAGTGAAACATCTGTGAACATCTACTACTCAAAGGTCTCTTTCTATAACTTGACATGAGCATGAATCAAGGATATTTAAGAGACAGCCATCTGAAACGCAAATATTAGTTATTTGTTGATTTATCAATCTACAAATCATCTCAACACTCAAGCATTGCTCATTCTTATGTGTTTTAGCTGCAAATGAAAGGAGAGCTGATGATTTGATTTGGATTGCATAACTTTAGATTTCACTGTCTCATCATTCTTATGTCTCAATGCATAAAATTGACTGGTGCCGCCTTACCGTTGCAAGAATTCCAAGGTTGCTGCCTGGGCTACTGGATAAGAAATGTTCGTGCAGTAGTAAGAGCCAAACATCAGGATAAGTGCGTCGCTGAAGATAGTGATATGGCCATTCACAATTGCCTGGTCCACAGATAACATGAAGTGCTCGGCTGCCAAAGTAGAGTTTCCTGTTGTGTACATGAACAAGAGACAAggggacaaaaaaacaagtccACAAATGACTCAAACAACTAACTGCAATGTTACAACTGATGTATATCAATTACATACACTGGCATGCAGTTTGGGCCCTACGGTCAACTACaaggtgtccaaacttttgctgtgggtcttttccttttctgtttaaaaaaatatgaaaatgattttatttaaaattaaatgtcatcTATAACTTTAAGCCATTTGGAGATTATTTCATCTTCTACTTGCTTAACTGTTCACATGAactgaaatgttgaccatgGGTGCCCAAACATTTACATTAAAGCACCACAACTGTGACAGGTGTAATCTTTTGACATCCTTAAATGCAGCACAATACTCACCTTTACAGCTTACTGAATAAATTTGAGAACTCACGCTACTAATCTGCAGGGGAAGAAACAAAACCTTATGAATCATGAAACCTGCCAAAATCCAAATACATGTATGCAATGCACGTTTAAATGTAGTCAAATAATTCGCCTCAGCTGCTTTAGCCCTACTTCCTTTCCACAAAATAGAAGGAAATACTTGGCTTACACTACACTGCTAATACCAGCAGTGTAGAAACTATCCGCGTAGCAACTGCTGTGTTTACACGGTCACAGAAAGCTGGCAGCTAACAAATTAGCGAACAACAACTCTGCTAGCCAGCAAGATAGTATACAGCTAGACCAGCCACTAACTGCACCTTATACTGACAGACGACGTCCTTTGCCTTCATAGCTAGGGATTCCATGCCTTTTACCGTCTCAGTAAACTAGGAGCCATAGTGGTCAAGCAATTCCAAGTTAAATCTACTAAGCTGAGTTTGATATACTTGCCTTGCAGCACTGCATGGATGATCTTTCACCAACCTCTCTCTTCCAGCGCGCTTTCCattagtgatgcgcgaatcatgaacgaatcgttcaatactggagaaactttactgactcgtgaatcatgattcacaagcccaactgactcactgactcgtCCCTGTTGCtcttagcaaactaatttcattagtagaaatatatctagcttataattaaaactgtggggaaaaaaacaacagccagtttctttacaaaaacatttctgctctgaactggaagaaaaaaccctgagtagaagctcacatcaagacaatagctcctcggttcacagtagcatcgctctgctaacatgctaacagcacatttgagctactcaccccctcattttctgtgctgaatcgtagcgtaagcgaatcactcaggactcactcaccccctccctcctggcttgcagcttcttcttcttcttggttggcaaccaatgttaaggcacattaccgccccctggctcacagctcagtggacatttagatgggaaaatatatatttgaaacatttgaggaaaatactactaaaataaaataaaaataaataaaataaatgttctctttagaatttttttgctcttttttgctccataaaaatagttgtttttctttttcaatcactcatcttagcagtaggatatacatgacaagagaaacaaattaagtttgagtgaaaatgtacattttttgcactctggtcaactgactcagtgactcaaatgactcaaaaaacccgattcactttggtgagtgattcattcaaactcgattcagtaaaaagaatcaagtTTACCATCACTACTTTCCACAGCCATACCCGCgaccttgtggttgttagttcaCATTCATTGGCCGATGCTTATTATGTGTCCCAACATCCAATGGCatgtcacattgttttcatggccacgccctcaccccaggtgcagaggcctatttctgttcaggaatgttgtgaatactttgagatttatattaattgcaattcctacctctacatttatttttttaaatattaaattagcACAGCGTGGCCGTGcagtgttttatatgttttttttttgtttttattcctattaattatattttcacttgttacctctgaattattgaaacagacctagatgacatgaaattttcagcaaaattataattcaaatactcctttaattattaattattctcATAAATTTTCGaccattttatatatttttccatagtattacattttaatttaacagATCAATCTCttaaataacagacaaatatttgtgaaattatgatacatttctgaatgtatttttacaatctaaatatgcatatgtacaaaaaaatatatttaaaaaacaattacatttacagtgaagttatgttattttacatttgacatGTAAAATTACAGCCtacttatgtaaatttaatgatattccagaaaaacagtacaaaactgtaaaatatacagtaagatacttttatattactttttgttttttttacagtgtagataATGTCAATGTTTAGAAACAATCGATTAAATTATACAGGTAATTAAATCGTctgtttatcttttcaataCCTAATAATAAACATTAAAGTTTAGATGAAGGCAAAGATTAAAACAAGGCGACTTATGACCCAAACTATTTGATGATTTCCGGGTTTAAACCGTTCGTGACGCATTTTTAAGCGTTGTGACACTGCTGTCTCTCCAAACAGtccaacaaataaaacatcagtAAGGAGGTCTGATGATAATCTGGTGACAATAATTAAAacgtttattttaaaaactaagtaccattttaattttcatgagggtttaaaacattttcacacaaCAGCTGCTCATCAAAGTTAACTAAAGTTCATTTAAGTATctttataaatattatttttattttactattatttaaaaattatttgttCAGTATATGAAGAGCCACATGTCATTTGATGTAGTCTATTAAAAGTTAAAAGACTCCTGCTTTGTATTGTCTTCAGTATTATTCACCAGTGTTATGCTTGtgaatattttctgtttgacaAACATGCGCACACATATCGTAACTAACGAGTAGTTACACCCGGATATGAAATTCActgtttttctggtgttattgctTAATTAACAGCGCaatgaggtgacttttgttgtgaggtgtataaataaaatcaaatagaattcaattgaactgaattgagaTGCAAATTATATCATTATTACTTAATAATATCAGATAGTTTATGTATGTAAAGTGCGAGTACACTACACATACCATCATGAACTAATTTTTTGTATCACTGCTGAATGATCAATAAGAAGCTGCAGGTGAGAAATACCAGAAAAGTTTTGCAATTTATAAACAATCTCCACCAGGGAGCGCTAATGAGACGCGTTTTAAACTAACACAAATATTGTTGACTTTTGATAACTGAAAACTCACCTGAAAAcctgaataaagaataaaagatATAATAACGATTGCTAAAATAATATTCCCCAAATAATAGTTACCTAACGTTAGCTTTGGTTTTATTGATAATATTATTGATCAAAGATATTGGAAGTAAAACTTTCTGTAACAATTTTAAGCttaaaaaatctataaaaataatataaacaaaGAAGAAGCATCGATATGCTTCAATCAATTGCATATAATTTGAAATGTCAAAAATTGAAATGCAAAGGAGAACAACTCACTTTAGAAGTCACGCTGcgtaaaaaaagcaaaacagattaaaaataatatgtattttgtttaacaatgaaaacaaaataaaaatatagttaAATTAAAACCTATAATGAGTTCAAACCATCAATCATGAAAACTGAATTAAACCAAACTGAAGGATAAACAACAGTTTTAAAACTTTCTGTGAATAATCAGGTTCAAACTAGAATTTGAAGTTTTGAAGAAAAGAGgatcaaaaaaattaaacactgaATATCTATTCATAAAtctattttgtgtttattgaaAGGACAGCAGGATTATTACAGGATGTCCTTAATGTGCTGTCGTTTTTCttattgtgttatttaaaaaataaaataatttataaatCTGTGTTCCTGAGATCTCACAACATTAACTGTTTCTTACAGTGACCCACTCTCTGAAGTATTTCCTTACTGGATCCTCTCAAGTCCCAAACTTCCCAGAGTTTGTGGTTGTTGGGATGGTTGATGATGTTCAGATTGATTATTATGACAGCAACACGGAGAAAGCTGTGCCCAAACAGGACTGGATTGCCAGGAACACAGATCAGCAGTACTGGGAGAGAGAGACTGCAAACTGTTGGGGTTCCCAGCAGTCTTTCAAAGCCAACATTGACACTGCAAAGCAGCGCTTCAACCAAACTGGAGGTTTgttcatgtttcattttttactgatatttgctgttaatgttttcagtgtgttttgtttacAATAGTAAACAGGTTTGCACAcatattaaatgtttcattcagattacagattaaaattattaacatAATAATTCATAATGAATGTAGAACTACAGtacaataatcaaataataaagataaattcatgatatttgaagttttctgtttatatttaggATTTTTTTGCCTCTGAAACCTTGATGGTTGTTTTTGCCACAATTTCTTAATAATCGATTATTCAGAAATTAATCTCCAGAAAATCAGCAGGATCTAAATAATCAGTCTGAGATGTATTTGTTTTACAATTATTGTGAACTAATATTTgacttttaataaaaacaatccTGGACTGGAACTCTCCTTCAGTGGAAGCTTCTAGAAAGACCTCAGGACAGTCTGGTGTGTAGTTTTCCCGCAGTTAGACGATTTTCTTTTAGAACGATAAGAGGCTGCAGAGTTTCAGAGGATGGAAACTTAAACCCAGGATCAGGATCTGAGTTTGCTGATCCATCTTATTGGCTCACAGGAAGTCGCTCCGTGTCTCAGTTCAGACGACCCTCACaaataatccatccatccatccattcgcttccgcttatcctttccagggtcgcggggggcgctggagcctatcccagctgtcatagggcgagaggcggggtacaccctggacaggtcgccagcctGTCGCAGGGCCACAAATAATCacatattgtaataaattatagaaaaagaaaatatgtcaGACACCATCAACAGCATCTTAGGATGAAATAATTTATCATCTAGCTGAGATGTTAAatgtgctgtgatgtcacagtttTGACAGCAGTTTTTCCAGATTCCATtaaacacataataataataataataataataataataataatgatgttaTATTTAATACAAAAAGTAGAATCAAACAGGGTTGACTTTGTAACAGGCTGAAAGTAGAGACAGCTCAATGACCCGTTCACTGTCCACGGCCTCTTTATGAATGAATTTAACTAAATGCATCAACCATTGTGAAAATGAAACAGACATTCAGCCCGTTTTCATGAGGAAATGTTTTCAGGATTATCTTTCATTAGCAGAGGTTCCATAAATAAATCGGTGACGAACTTAAAGCTACTctgtggaaaataaataaatatttaacttttagttttacttcaatAGTACAACAGTTTGGTGAGAAGTAGATAGACCAAAAATAAGAAACACAAACTAACAGACAGACGTTTAACAGTTAACAGTTTCTCTAAATTTTACTCTGACTTTTGTCCTATTTAAAAATAAGACAGTAAATATGAGTTTCAGTCtatgtttaatatttttggtCCCCGATTTaaaatttaatgtgtttttttttgttttttgtttttttctgctaatAAACAACAATCTGAAAATATAATCAAGGAAAGTAAAGTGttaaaatgtctcacttttCCCATAAACTGGCTGAAGGCTGATTATTAAGGTGGTGTCGTTAAATCAGGAAGCCGTAAAATTCAGCAAGAACCCTTCCAGAAAGCCTCCCTATGAGCGGTGAAAAAACCCACGGGTTGTTTTGGTCATTAAACACAGCTTTGGTCACTCATCTACGCAACATTTACGAGCGGCGGAAAATAACAGCGTTCTGGGCGGGTCACTGAGCTTGCTTTTTCCGGCGCTcagtgatgtgcgataccacttATTTCCTTTCCCGAAGTAATATTCAGGGCGATATCAACAGTActgatactttgtacaaaaacttaaCGTGTTATTGTATTTCAAATTTTAGCTTCATAATGATCACAGGTCATCAGACTACTTGTTCTTATTGTTTAGTTATGAAGAATTATCATATAGTTGTGAGTTAATTGACGCTATTTGAACACGTATATCTTGTCATTTAACATGTATATACTTGCCTGGACATTTCAACAAAAACATTCAACATTCACACTTTCAACAGGGGCGGTATTGTCGATATCAGCTCCAATAATTTTAAGTTATTCAGGCAGCTAATTGGGGGAGAGCAGTGAGCCATGACCACTATATCACTGCGATTGttactttccacaataattagttGACACAACAAGACacacttttcagcttttcatgctTTTTGAAACTCAGTTTTTTGGAGACCTGTGATGTAAATTCTGTCTCTAAAGCACACAAAAAGGTTTGgacatttttcatagtgcatgtttgaggtttatttttccaaagaaaTTGTTGGAGCTATTTATTCTTTACTTTTGTTATTCCGAAATTTGTTGGGgtttgttgttggtttgtttatattttgggttatttacaagtttattTGTAGGTTAATATTTACTCCATTTTGTTTCGTTTTGTTGTTTATCTTGCTAAGTCAGCCAGGAAGAATTGTAAggtcttttttatatatatatataagtaaaGGGACTGGTATAGGACCAGAATGCACTGGGGTGGGCCTATGGTGTTTTACCAGAGCAGGAGAAGCAGCGGGTAGGAACAAAGATGGATCTTTGTTATTGCTTTccaaactggaaaaataaacaataaaatgcaaCTTTCGAGTTTGATAATTGGACTTCTTTTGCCTGCGTACAAAACATTACCACAGTGCAGCAGTGGCTTGTGAATTTTAAGCTGTAGGATGTTTGGTTGGACAAAGGGAATCCCCACTACAGAAACAATTAACACAGTTCAGCgggctacatactgaacttGAAGGATAAAACCAAAGTATCAATCCAGTCATGCTATTATTGATCCGTAACCAATACTAGTGTTGGTATcaatactatcgatatttgtaTCGATCCGCCCACCTTTATCAGTGACAGCTGAGAGCGTTTTCTTGACTCCTGCAGGGCCTCCCCATGTTTCTCCTCCACTTAATCTACACTCCAATCAAAGGAGTGCAGACAACACCAGCTCATCCCACATTCACTTTGTTGCCGCCTATAAGGAGGTGTTTTTGCGAGATTTTCATGGACATTCACGGCGTCCTGATTTATTGATTAGcaattttaatataatttattaaCCAAACGGGCTGGAAAAGTGTGGAATTTGAACCTAGAGGGTGTGTAACTCCACATGTTCATATAAAGAAAATACCTGTGATGATGCACCGAGGCGTTTCTCGTGGCTTTGAGAGTAACAATGTTATAAAAGCAGGAATGACTCCTCGTGTCGCTCTCACCTGTAGACTGTCTGCTCTCATCACAGCATCAGCAGCGCTCAGGTTCCTACTCAAAGACGCTCACAGATCTCTGTGCTACACATCCAATAATATCATTAACgtgaatgttttaatatttttagtgCAAAATCTGATCTGGTCACAGCGCTGAAAAACACCAAAAGTTTCCCAGCATGGAGTCAAATTCAAGGTCTGAATTATTGTTTGAGTCCTCTGCTCTtagtaaatgtaataaaaatgacaacatggTTGTAAAATCTTAGGGGAacctttttcacctttttgtcAGGTCACAGCACAAGAAATTaaccgtccatccatccatccattcgcttccgcttatccttttcagggtcacggggggcgctggagcctatcctagctgtcatagggcgagaggcggggtacaccctggacaggtcgccagtctgtcgcagggccaacacacagggacagacaaccattcgcgctcacattcactcacacattcacacctagtggcaatttggattatccaattaacctatccccacaagttgcatgtctttggatggtgggaggaagccggagtacccggagggaacccacgcaaacacggggggaacatgcaaactccacacagaaagaccccggcctgatggtggaattgaactcaggaccttcttgcggtgcggcaacagtgctaaccactgtgccaccgtgctgccggAGAAATTAACTGATTTATCAAAAATTATTTCTTGCATAGTCATCAATGATGACATGAAGCATTTGCTGGAGCCTGAAATTAGattaaagtaattaaagtaCAACTCCAGATTAGATTAACATCACATGATCATATTAAACAGAGACACCTCTAGAAAAACCTCAGGACAGTCTGGTTTTAGTTTTTTCACATGAAGGATTTTGTTGGACTGATGACGGCTGCAGAGTTTCAGAGGATGGAAAGTAAATCTAGAATCAGGATCTGTGTCGGCTGCTCAGGACTCCAGCTTAGTGTGTTTGTCTGATCCTGCAGCTCACAGGAAGTTGCTCCACCTACAACAGCATAGATAAACTGTGCATTGATATCTCTGCAGGCAGGACGTAGATGTGCTAACGGGAgaaaatgaattctgttttttcccAGTGTCTTTTTCTAAAATCTACATTGTTAATGATGATTGGTTTTAAAAATCTTCCACTGAGACAAAAGCAGGTATAAATGTAGATCCTCTATATGTTGATCATGTCTCTGTGTCAGTATAAGACTTTAGTGCTTCTCTCTCTGGTTCACTGCagtctttgtctctgtttttctgtcaggTGTTCACATTGTCCAACGGATGTACGGCTGTGAATGGGATGATGACACAGGTGAAGTGAATGGATATCGCCAAGACGGCTATGATGGAGAGGACTTCATAAGCTTTGACCTGAAGACAGAGACATGGGTCGCTGCAAAACAACAGGCTGTCATCACAAAGTTGAAGTGGGACAGTAACAAAGCTACGATCACACAGTATAAGA encodes:
- the LOC112843599 gene encoding uncharacterized protein LOC112843599 isoform X2 yields the protein MESLAMKAKDVVCQYKISSVSSQIYSVSCKGNSTLAAEHFMLSVDQAIVNGHITIFSDALILMFGSYYCTNISYPVAQAATLEFLQRCLKINPDKGSKVEWNTSKKNLAVNPKVLTLIAKIADYVGRQMNVRGGIVPFFCAQMCVCITFFFLRTFVYA
- the LOC112843599 gene encoding uncharacterized protein LOC112843599 isoform X1, which translates into the protein MESLAMKAKDVVCQYKISSVSSQIYSVSCKGNSTLAAEHFMLSVDQAIVNGHITIFSDALILMFGSYYCTNISYPVAQAATLEFLQRCLKINPDKGSKVEWNTSKKNLAVNPKVLTLIAKIADYRSSTSSRRQNCVACVTEECGTRESSEHGECRDTGAESTKQGLFGKKTRHRSKGGARGFIVIFAL